From Gossypium raimondii isolate GPD5lz chromosome 11, ASM2569854v1, whole genome shotgun sequence:
TCCGGAATATCTGCGGAAAAGCATTTAACACCCTGGGGCATCAGCTAAATGGCAAACCAAAACTTTTACTACATAGTATCTTGCTGAATCAAGCACTTTCCGGATAAGTTtagttgaatagtcaccatAAGCATTAGCAATCAACATATCAAAAGAAAgtattttaatctaatattgAAAAAGTTTCAAACTTCAATGATCAACAGATGTAAATtatcataaaagaaaagattattATATTCTCCACTATAATCAATTGTATATAATCCTTACAACTTATAGCCATAAGAGCTTATTTAAACTAACCAGAGAAGGCACTCTTCTCTCTGCATTATGACTAGTTTTCTGTATTTGcttttaattcatgtttttatcaAATCCTACTTCTTGACCTTTCTTTGCTTCTTCGGCCCCGGAACTTCCAATCTACCAACAGAACATCCACATCGAGCTTGAAACACGAGCACTGCTCTTCCATTAACAGGCGCCATCTTCTTTAACTCGGTTTCTAATTCCTTATGATGATCCGGGAGCAACTCGAAGAGCCCTCTTTTAGCACCATGTTTAACCAAAGTGTTGGAGTTCTTAACACACTCTTCGGTTTCCAATTGGATATCGAATTCAGCTGCTTTCCTAAGACCTCTACAATTAGGGTTCCTGCATTTTCTATTTGTACATAGAAGCAAAATCCAAGTAGCTATGGCAGCACAAGAAAAACCTAGTCCTATAGATGCATATATCATTGGAGTTCTCACAATTTCttctttaaacaaataaaaggcaGCTTCAATCAATTCAATGGGTTTCAAAGACATACACTTTATAAAAATGACTCAAAAGCAGACATGAAAACATAGAAAGTCCCAAACACCTCTGGTATATTCACCAGTAAAACCCATATCGAGTCAAACATTGTTTGCTATAACTTCCTCTCAATCATCCATGCATTTGCACCAATCAAAGATAAAAACTTGCTAAGGTCAAAACCACAGCAAACAATACAACTGTGAAAAGTTGACATGAAAACATAGGAAGTCCCTTCTTTTCTCCTACTTAGAACTAAGAAGGAACTTAACAGTggaaaatttaagtttttccattttctttctcaCCAAATACTACATTAACTGGGGATATAAAAGATAGTAACAACAGTACAGAATAACATATCTCATTTAAATCTTTTCTTCCCTTCCtccaattttcaaaaatctacaaaacttctcaatttcagTTCTAAATAACTCATTTTCATTCTAAATGTTTGCTTCAAAAATTAAGAACTTCCTAATTGTCAATACCAAAGCAAagcaataaaatatgtaaagcTATAAGTTGGACTTAGAACAGGATGAATacaaaaatgagatttttttttccttcttttctccTACTTAGTACTTAGAAGAAACTTAACTGCAGAAAACTGAAGTTTCTTAACTTTCTCTCTCACAAGAAATCACATTATCCAGGGACACAAAAGTAACAAACGGCATAGAACCATCTCCTTTAACCTCTTTCTTCCCTTCCACCATTTTCCTCAAATCTAATGAACATTCTCAATTCCAATTCTAAATAACtcatttttcattctaaatGTCTTCTATGTCTTCTTCAATGCCCCGAGAAATTAAGAACACCCTCATCGTCAATACCAAAGAAATGCAATATAAATATGTGAAGTTATAAGTTGGAAATGGAACAGGATGAAGAGAACATTgtcaaagagaagaaaattttcgGAGGGGAATAAACAATAgcaaccaatcaaaatcaacaactatttttttaaataaggaaAGAAAACCAGAGAACAAAAGATTTCTAAAAAGTCCGTCACAtgcccctttttttttcctccacAACCAAacagaagagagaaaataaaattacattccgcacaaggaaaaagaaaagaaaaaaaaacctggaTTGAAGTCTGATTAGAGAAACATGTTAGAGTTGTGAATTGGGGAAGTGAAATTTCAGAAACAGAGAAAAAGACTACGAATTACTTCTAGGAAGCGTACCTTCTAGGAAGCTCCAAAGAACCAGAGAAGAGAAacttttttttgggggggggggggggagaagACAGGTTAAAATGGGAAATTATCAGCCAAACGGACTTTTGGCTGaagaaaagttgaaatttttaacttctcCATCAGCCAAAAAACACTTCTTTGATGGTGGAAAAAATTCTGAAACGATGGTCGTTCTTCCTTGCTTTTAAGAGAAAAGGactttttattgtaaaattctGTTTAAAAAGTAGAGAAGAACGGGCCCTAAGCCTGACTCCGATAGCCGCTGCTTCAGCCAGGTCAGATTTCCGGAAAGGAAAGTTTTTGAAGAGAGCTTGCCCTGGAAAGAGTGAAAGCCTGCCTTACAGATTCCATGAAATCCCCGACCTTTGTTGATGGGGAATTCCTTGAGACAGAGAGTATCTATTCTATAGACTTGTCATGGGCGGCCCCAAGAGAAAGTCTCTTTAGAGACATATGTACTGTACATCTGTTCAAAGAATGCCTTAGGGTAGGGAAAGAGTCTTTGATTGTAtgctaaaaatcttttattttgttgctaaaaattattagttaattgattttataaaatatttattattattattttttataaactgaatttttaaaaaattcaagtaatttcaaaataaatatagtatattttaataaaaaataaatgattaaatgattgcatttaattattaagttagaattatttAATGTAAGCAATCAATttctcacatatcaaatttttattaaagattgagacgttaattatgattttatattattcttttcaatctaatctccattttattagagatatttcttcctaactaaaatataactatatTGCTAGATGTTCGATTTgaaatgattttagtttttgtatttcatatgtatttgttataatttagtcctatccaaaatagatagttacctatccatatcaatcattatttttttatttatttatcaatgttttttaatttaatatttaaatatatcaaatggtttagattaaatattttaaatataaaattattaattgattgtataaaatttcatcatttaacaaatctcaagtaaaccttaaatcctaaatcatttaatatatataaattcaaaaaactagttaatctaaacccaaaagcCTAACCCGACCCCTAAATCtctaatccctaaatccataactCTTAATTCCCTAACTCCtgaaccttaaaccccaacccttaaaccataatccctaatccatagtccctaaatccataccccctaaaccttaaaatagtaactcctaaactggccctaaatcttaaattaattatataccctaaacaaaaaaccctaaacaaatttgttattatctcttttacaattatataagaacatatttaatatataaattcaaaaaactaattaatctaaacccaaaaccctaacccgactcttgaatccctaaaccctaaatccctaactctaaACCCCTAATGTCTAACCCATAaatccttaaaccttaaatctcaacccttaaaccataatccctaaatccatattgatccctaaattaaccttaaaatagtaactcctaaatcgaccttaaatattaaattaatcatataccctaaaccaaaaaccctaaactatagtgataattaattcaatattttaaaattaatactatctcttttatgattatataagaaatttttaatatataaattaaaaaacaatcaagaattatgtacccaaaaaactttaaaattattttaaataagagtactatttttatttttccatgtgttttagttcaaattatttctacgtgtcattatcttttttgaagattttaaatattcaattagaaataaattgaattttatttaattaatataaataaaccaattaagataaaatgttttttgtggcgctttttcaaaaacgccgctaaagcctcgagcattagcggcgctttttcaaaaactcCGCAAAAAACCCGATCATTCGCgacgctttttcaaaaacactgTTAAAACCCCGAGCATTAGTGgcactttttcaaaaacgccgctaaaaccccgagcattagcggcgccttttcaaaaacgccgctaaaaccccaagcattagcggcgtcttttcaaaaacgctgctaaaaccccgagcattagcggcgctttttcaaaaacgccgctaatgcaaAAGGTCAGTctgttgggcttaggtttttagcggcgtttttcgaAAAACGCCGCgaatgctcatttttagcggcgtttttcaaaaaacgccgctaatgctcgatctttagcggcgattttcataaaatgccactaatgctcgatttttacctccattttttgtccaaacgccatTAAAAGTGCCGTTAAAAACCTGTTTTGTTGTAGtggaattgacagattacagttttgtacacttcgagTGTACTACCTATGTATCcatcaatatttcaaataaattcaacgggcaaagttctgACATGGGATAATCTGAACTTGAGATGAATTATTATGGAAACGTATTtgaaatacatgtatatgattTGTAACATGATGAGCTTATTCTTGTTTCTTGGAATTCATGTGAATTACATGACCAACAAGTTTGATGagaatatgtgtttaggctattgACTAAATTGCTTTGGATGTATTTTATGAGCTTAtcttaaattgaattgaatggtaagttaacttcctattatacaaacttactacgcattaattgcttactctgttttatagtactcggaggctcgtaaaggttggaagttGGTCAGAGttacatcacactatccttcagcTCGTTTCGgtataaatagcaaaaatttcCTTTgagtataatggcatgtataggctaaagTAGTCAAGGATGGtatatatgtgtttggttggaattagccattggtatggcttgtaaatggtatgttttgatatataaaatggTCTTAGTATGCTTAATGTGTGTTTGTAATGGATGATTAATGAAAATCATATAGGCATATTggttatgatagtaaaattgaTAGAACATAAGGTATTTTGATAAGTATAGATACTTGAACATATGTGTTGATACAtcttacataaaatttattttggcttgatttgaatgatttgtATTGGATTTGGAatgtgtttaaatattaatgtaggtggaagacaagttTGGATGAGAAATAAGGCATGAAAATagccttattttgtccacacgagcagagacacggacgtgtgtctcagccgtgtgtgacacacgacctagcacatgggtgtgtgtttcggtcgtgtgtcccctgcatcttaaaaattgtaaaacagaatgctcagttattttcacacgggcagagacacggacgtgtgtctcaaccgtgtgtggcacacggcctggcacacgggcgtgtgacctgGCCGTGTGAACTCTGCATTTCAATTATGCAAGTCAATATGCTTaaacggcctagcacacgggtgtgtggcttggccatgtgacccaagttagtaaCCACCCTAATTTGGACATGGattgggacacgaccatgtgtccctattttgaatgtccacacggcctaggacacggccgtgtcacttggctgtgtgagtcacacggcctgaccacacgggcgtgtgtcctctataccttggaaaaatttggagaattttgcgaaaaattctttgagtacccggtttagtcctgacttgtttctaatgcatattttgggcttCGAGGGCTCTTAGAAGGGACTTtatgattgatttctgatatgaaCACCGTATGATGTGAAATGTCTGTTATATGTTCTGAAATCcctggtaatgctccataacgcCGTTCCAGCGACGAGttcaggttaggggtgttacatgtggTGTGATCAATGGTCGGTAAGGAGCTCATGTAAGTGACTAATGTGACGTTTCGGATTCGGGCCGGTCCGTCTTGGTCGAGTTTGGGGTACCACATGATAAATGGATTTTCAAAGCCAAACGTAATTCAAACGATAACATCAGAAAAAATAAAGCATGCCTAGTTACCAAGGGATTCACTCAAAAGGAAGGTATAAATTTAAAGAGACTTTTGTACTGATTTTGACGAATGGCTCATTTAGAATATCTTGAAACTTGCAGCTTATTATGGTTTAAAGTTATATGAAATGGATGTAAAGACAACATTTATCAAAGAACACATTGAGGAAACAATATACATGGTGCGACCAAAGAACTTTTGAGTCCAAAGATTTAAAGCACCTTGTATGTAAACTTAAAATAGGCATCTCGATATTGGTACAAAAAATTTGATAAGGTGACAACTTTTttggttttaaagaaaaaatcattGATTAATGCATATATATCAAGCTACTGGGAGCAAGTTCGTTATCGTGGTGATATATATAGATGACATTCCATTGGCAAGCACTGATATAGGCGTAttgcacaatgtttttaaaaccGAACTAATGGGTTCAACCACctgttcaaaattaaaaaaaaaaaaaacactctaatataatatatattttaaataaaattaaaatgccattcttctttttttattattattatcttagaAATGTTTTAATTACCTTGTTTCCGTGCAAGCTTTCTCAATTCCTTGCATTTCAAATCGACTATCAATTTTAATACTTAagaaaaatttccattttagttatttattattttaagtctTTAACTTTTCAACTCTTATTTATTCTCCTTTTTCCATTCTCCagattgtttttcttttcttacattattcttattatttcttttgtgtttattcattatcatcttccttttctttcaccTATTTTCTTTAGCAATGATGAAGCCAAGAAGAGTTTcattatttacctatttttcaaatctctcaaaatataaaattataaagattgtTGTGGTTTCTTAGTTCATattcattctttcttttaaacCACTTTAGAAAATGGAGAAGACTTTTGACTTCTCGGTTTATCAATATAACACTGCTTAGATTagagttttttaaaattcttttttaaattaattttgggcTAGCTAAACGCTGGGAGTTATATTTTAGGGGTAGTTGGATTGGGTaatggttgtttttattttaggtttgggctagatgaaaatgaatcaaaaccGTATGTATAGCCCAATATATTGCCCGGGCCCACTACCCAAAATTTCAGTACCAAACCCACCTAATCTAAAAACCCCATCAGCCCAATTACAATTAAACCAAGCCCAATGCCCAAAAACAAGCCATAATAGCCCAAatcacaaaagaacaaaaataaacaaaaccctaggtgcgccgcacctagggctCTCTGTCTTCTGACTTCGGCGTCGCCTCTACTGCCGCCGCCGCTCTGCTGGCCGCCGCGCACGTCCCATCGCCATCACCACACTTGCACCATCAAGTACCTGCAAAGCAACCAAAGCAGtgacagaaagaaaaaaaagaaataaaagaatattttctgTAATGGGGGGTAGGAGAATCGGTTTAAAAACCGATCTTGCCATCTGTAATGGGGGGccttttttttagatttttctttcaatcctttgtaacaaaaaaaatcatatatcaaCACAAATAAAAAGTGAATAGAAGGTGATTTccgtttttctattttcaatctTCCGTTATTACTTAGTgtcgttttcatttttttatttttatctttaaaaacgCGAAcgaaaatataaagagaaaagaggagaacTCACCGGGACGGGGTTTAATTAGCCGATCTGGTGTTCGTCGGCCGTCGGAGGTGGTGGCGGTGCGGCGAGCCGAGCGGCGGCGCAACAAGGGCCAAGGAACCCCACATGGCCGGATTTCTTAGGGGGAAAAGGGgctccccttttatttttttttttaaaaacggctgaagtgtttttttttttcatgtaaaaatgggtttaaataccctgtaaaacggcgccgtttttgagtttagggttcagagaccaaaacggcgtcgttttggtctCTGACCCGGGCGGTGACCCGGCCCTGAGGGAGGATTCGCGCGTTTTCGCTAAGGGGGTTATTTACGCGTGCAGTCCCTCTGATTTGTGGcgtgtttcaatttagtcctatttcgctttttccttttattttttaatttagctccagaattttatttttgttccaatttggCCCACTGTTGCGCCGCGTTTTCGGGGCTTCGGCTTATTTACTGTTTTGGTCCCTCTATGTTTGGCGCgtgttgcaatttaatccttttagtttttatttattttgaaatcgcccagaatttatgtttttatttcgatttaatccctttttagcaattttattgtttaatcaattattttagcgttattattattatttattattactattattattattattattattattattattattattattattattattattattattattattattaatactattatgacTATCATTGTATTTACACTTATAATTACTTTCATAAATCTTAGATATATGTgacatattattttcatataattgcttacatatgtacatatatacatacatatttttatatatacatacacaaatactcattgtatatatatatttatatatgtatgaatatttatatttttctcacgaatatgtatatacttacttccatatatatatatatatatatatttaatattttaaaacaagtacatatgtttcattttataatttcaaagtatatatatatatatattcacgtgaatacatttatataatatatttatacgtacatatttttagtttttatacgtacatatttttatatatgtacatacatatacttttatttttttacattttgtaattctattcattttctttattcatttacacttattattttgaatgaatgatttaattctattcgttttatattttacttgtttCGATGTtgtagttttgattttattttatattgttgctaTAATACATTTGCGTGCATTATGATTTTACCATGCATAATTACAATGTAATTTACTTTCGCATTTTATGTTACGGTATTCGTGTTTTATTATACgtgatttaacaaaatttgttttgaataaataatatttcgtgtttagattcgagaggaacgtaccctaacttactgggtttcgattttcacgatAAATTTAAATGTGCGAATctttttaaactcaatttttaaatgatctcgggattaaaaaatcgcgtcctaacttactggtcgtgatctcATTTTTAAATCTGAGAgggctaaatttttttaaaaataaatatttttcattcgcgtatcgggaattcgagacattgtgttctaacttactggatatgattcgtTTTCTTGAATAACGCAAAATATActtcttttccaatttttttaacacaaggatcgtatttttaatttttctaagttctaaattttcgacatcaagacattagctaatcaactaggtactaattttgggcgtatcgagggtgctaatccttcatcgtgcgtaaccgactcccaaacccgttttctaaatttcgtggacaaaaatcgttgttttaataaaatcaaattatttattaaaaataacttttttcaaggtgacccaatcacaccaaaaaaaaaggattggtgacgactcctgtttttttttttaaaacccaaatcgaccccgttttcaatcaaaaaaatggtgtcaacaccgTAGAAAttaattcaaccaattttttaCCAGTTTGTGGTTGATGATTTAATAACGATTCAAAGAGGTTTGCAGTTCAAACAGCTTAATAACTATCATTAGACTGATGTATTGATCGGTTTCGAGTCCAACTAGTTAGATCAACTGATCCGATTTAAACAACATTGATATTGCACGAAACAAAGAGATTGTTCTCTaacaaatttcaaatgaaaGATAATGGTAAGGCATTCTATGTTTTAGGTATATAGATTCATAGGTATTGTACCCAAAGTTTACTTGGACTATTGTAAGAGGCTTATATTAATAAGGTGCTCAATAGATTTGACATGCAAAACTGTGCACTAAGAGATACACTTGTAGGAAAATggtgacaattttattttcctccAATGTCCAAGGACAGACATAGAGAAGAAAGAGATGAAAAAGATCCCATATGTATTACCACTGTGAAGTCTAATGTATGCATAAATTTGTAGGTGGGAATGTTAGGCAAATATTTAAGTAACCCAGGAATGGAACATTAGAAAACAATAAAACGGTTTATGAGATATCTTCAAATAACTAAAGACAACA
This genomic window contains:
- the LOC105804265 gene encoding uncharacterized protein At5g19025 — protein: MSLKPIELIEAAFYLFKEEIVRTPMIYASIGLGFSCAAIATWILLLCTNRKCRNPNCRGLRKAAEFDIQLETEECVKNSNTLVKHGAKRGLFELLPDHHKELETELKKMAPVNGRAVLVFQARCGCSVGRLEVPGPKKQRKVKK